AGAAAATTTATTTCTGGATTCACAGGTTCAGCAGGTATTGTTGTAATTACAAAAGATATTGCAGGCCTTTGGACTGATGGAAGATACTTTATTCAAGCAGCTAATGAGATAAAAGGAAGTTGTTTTAAGCTATTCCCAATGGGTGAGGAAGGAGTTCCAACAGTTAAAGAATTCTTAGCAGATAACGTTAAAGAAAATGGTTGCATTGGTTTTGATGGTCGTGTAATGAATACTAAATCTGTTGTAGATATTAAAGAAGCTCTTGAAGGAAAAAATATTAATATAAAACATCAGGAAGACTTAGTAGATTTAATATGGAATGATCGTCCTGAAATTTCAAAGAAACCGGCATTTTTACTTCCTGTTAAATATTCAGGTAAAGAAGCTATAGATAAGTTAAAAGATTTACGTAAAGTTATGGAAGCAAAGAATGCTGATATACATATACTAACTTCCTTAGATGATATTGCATGGCTTTTCAATATTCGTGGAAATGATATAGAGTGCAATCCGGTGGTGTTATCTTATGCAATAATTACTAAAGAAGATGCTACACTATATGTAGATAAAGCTGTACTTAATGATGAAATTGTTAAGTATTTAGCTTCAGCTAAAGTTACAATTAAAGATTACAATGATATATATGAAGATGTTAAAAATATAAGTTCTGATGCAACGGTATTATTAGATACTAATAAGGTAAATTATACGTTAACTGAAACTTTACCAAAAGGGATTACCATTGTTGATGAGATGAATCCAACTACCTTTGCTAAAGCTATAAAAAATTCAGTGGAAATTGAAAATTTAAGAAAATCACATATAAAAGATGGCGTAGCTTTTACTAAATTTATGTATTGGTTAAAAACTAACATTGGAAAGATAAAAATAACTGAGATATCTGCTAGTGATTATCTTGAAAATTGTAGGAGAGCTCAGGATGGATTTATAGAATTAAGTTTTCCAACCATTGCTGGATATAAGGCTAATGCAGCAATGATGCATTATTCAGCTACAGAAGAGACAGCAGCGGAGTTAAAAGAAGAAGGTCTTTTCCTTGTTGATTCAGGAGGACAATACTTTGAAGGAACTACAGAT
Above is a genomic segment from Clostridium bornimense containing:
- a CDS encoding aminopeptidase P family protein, giving the protein MINKNVEFLRSLMNERGIDAYIIPTSDFHESEYVGDYFRARKFISGFTGSAGIVVITKDIAGLWTDGRYFIQAANEIKGSCFKLFPMGEEGVPTVKEFLADNVKENGCIGFDGRVMNTKSVVDIKEALEGKNINIKHQEDLVDLIWNDRPEISKKPAFLLPVKYSGKEAIDKLKDLRKVMEAKNADIHILTSLDDIAWLFNIRGNDIECNPVVLSYAIITKEDATLYVDKAVLNDEIVKYLASAKVTIKDYNDIYEDVKNISSDATVLLDTNKVNYTLTETLPKGITIVDEMNPTTFAKAIKNSVEIENLRKSHIKDGVAFTKFMYWLKTNIGKIKITEISASDYLENCRRAQDGFIELSFPTIAGYKANAAMMHYSATEETAAELKEEGLFLVDSGGQYFEGTTDITRTMALGPISDEEKLHFTTVTRSMLNLANAKFLYGCRGMNLDILARGPLWELGIDYKCGTGHGVGFLLNVHEAPNGFRWKVVPERNDSCILEEGMVTTDEPGVYIEGSHGIRIENELVCRKAEKNEYGQFMDFETITYAPIDLDAIDPTLMSKREIKMLNDYHAMVYEKLSPYMTEEENIWLKKYTRSI